Genomic DNA from Phaeobacter porticola:
GGGAAACCGGCGGCGGTACGGTGCGTGATATTCTGGCTGAGCTGAACAAACGCCAGGAACGGGCGTATACATCGGTTGCAACCGTGCTGAAGATCATGGAACAAAAGGGCTTTCTGACCAGCGAAAGGGCTGACAGATCCTTGGTTTACCGCCCCGCTGTGCCGAAGGCCGATTATCAGAAAACCACACTCAAGAACCTTTCGAGCAAGCTCTTCAATGGTGCCCCGGCGGCTTTGGTAGCCCGGCTGGTGGACGATGAGGATGTCACCGACGATATGCTCGTGGAGATACGGGCGATGCTAAACGAAAGGTTGGGGGATGATGAACGCTGAGACTCTTCTGAACGCCTATATTGACCTGAATCTGCTGCTTATTGCTGGCATTGCGCTTTGGCTGACCCTGCGGGCAGTTCTGACTCGCAGCCGTTTAGGCCCCGCGTTCCGCCCGCAGCTGCGCCTGCTAAATGGCATGACGCTTTTGCTGACTTTGTCCCCGATGCTGGTGGTCGCACTGACAACCTATGTTGTGTCACAGCCACCGACCCTGTCGGACATGCTGGTGTCGCAATACCTGCAAGGGAACGTCAACATGAGCGCCACCCGGTTTGAGAGCATTCTGGGCTTGCGCGAGGATCTGCTACGCGCGCTGATGGCGCAAAGCAGCCATTGGGCACAGGCCGCCGTTGTGCTGCTAATCCTAGGCGCCGTGGCATCCGTTGCGATGATTGGTCTGGCGGCACTGCGTCTGCGCAATGCCCTGCGCGACGCTTATCTCTGGAAACACATTGGCCGCGTGCAGATCCGTATCAGCGACAAAAGCAAGGTCGCGTTTTCCACACGCGGGCTGTTTACTCGTTATGTTGTGCTCCCCTCGGCACTGGTGGCCAACCCATCGGACCTACGGCTGAGCGTGGCACATGAATTGCAGCATTTCCGGCAGCGTGATGTCGAATGCGAGTTTCTACTGGAGGCCCTGCGACCCGCCCTGTTCTGGAACCCAGCCTATCACCTGTGGCGTCGCGAAGTACGGATGCTGCGGGAGTTCGCCTGCGACCAGGCTCTGATCAGCCGCAGCCAGCGTGATGTGCGTGCCTATTGCGAATGTCTGATCCGCGCCTGCGCATTGGCTGCCAAGGATCCGATCCGTTTTGTCCAGCGCAGCCCGTCGGTGGCGCTTGTTGATCGTCGTGAAGTCCGTGGCGGCAGCATATTAGAGCGCCGCATCCGCGTGGTCACCGCGACCCAGCCACAGGATAGCCATCTGCTCAGTTGGATGGTCGTCTCTGCCATGCTTGCGACCGGGGTGATCAGCACTGCCTTGTTGATGCAGCGCCCAGGCGATTGGAGCCATGATCGCATTATGCTCTCGACCATCGTCAATCTTGAACGCATGGCCCATCGCAATGCTGTCACTGAAACCACGCAAACTGCTGTCACCGCATTGCAAAGCGGTTTCATGACACTCAGCAAGTAAGGCCTGCGCTCGCTCTGCCTATCGTGGACGGGACCCCGTGCGCCCCATGCGAGGACAGACAGGCCTCCGCCGATAGGTTGGCCCGACCCACCGTATTCCGGCCATCCGAGTAGCCTTTAGCCGTAAGCAGTCTCGGTGTTGCCGTCATCTGTAGACGGTCCCCAGTCAGTGCCTGTCGGCGCCACATCCCCACTGCCCAGCTGGAATCGAGAGACCACGCCGGTCAAAGCCTGCGCTTCATGTTGCAGCAGCTGGCTCGCGGCGGAGGCTTCTTCGGACATGGCCGCATTCTGCTGTGTGGTGCTATCCAGGCGGCCCATGGCGCCGTTGATTTTCTCCAGCCCGCTGGATTGCTTCTGTACGCCGTCCGCGATCTCAGTAATGAGATCGGACACATTGGTAACCTTTTCGATGATCCCGCTAAGGGCATCACCGGCACGGCCCACCATCGCGACGCCATTGGCCACATGTTCCTCACTGGCCGACGTCAACCTCTGGATCTGGCCTGCGGCCTTAGACGCCCGCATAGCAAGGGCGCGGACCTCGGAAGCCACCACCGCAAAACCGGCACCTGCTTCTCCCGCGCGGGCTGCTTCCACCCCAGCATTCAGCGCAAGGAGATTTGTCTGAAAGGCAATGTCATCGATCATATTGATAATCTGAGAAATTTGCGTGGAGGCGTCCTGAATCTGGTCCATTGCCTGTACTGCGGAGACCACAATGTGATTGCTGCGCTCTGCCTCATCTCGCGTGCCGCGCATAGTCTCGTCGACCTGGCACGCACGATCAGCAGTATTGCGAATGCTATTGGTGAGATCCTGCAAGGCAGATGCCGTCTCTTCCAGCGTGCCTGCCTGAGCTTCAGTGCGATGGGCCATCTCTTCGGCAGACGCGCGTTGTTCTTCTGAGAATTTATCGACGTTATGCGCCGCATCCACCACTTCAGACAGAGAGTCGCGCAGGTTGCCCAAACTGTGATTGAAGTTCTCGCGCAGGATTTCGTAGTGCGCGACAAAGGGCTCTTGGATATCGCAGGCCAGATTACCCCGCTGCAATGCAGCCAAGGCGCCGCTCATCTCTTCGACCACGGCGGCTGTCTGTTTGGCGGCCTGCTCTTCGCGTTCGGCAGCCGCGTCAGCGATCACCAGCTTGTCGCGGAAAGTATCGAGGCTGCGCGCCAAATCGCCCAATTCGTCACCACGGGCCCGGCCATTGATCTCGATTGCATAGTCTTCGTCTGCCAGGGCGTTTGTGGCCTCGCGCAGCGCCAGAATGGGCCTTGTCACGTGTCGCGCGGCCACGAAAGAAACGATAACTGCGATCATGACGGAGACGCCGATCATCAGCATTGCCAGAAGCCGTATTTTACGCACCTCAGCGAGGGCCTCATGTTCATCGGTTTGCAGCACCATCGACCAGTCGAACCCTTGGATCGACAGCGGCTTGACCAGAGCAATTACCTGCTCGCCGGAAACCGATGTGATGCCCTCGAACAGGCCAGACTCTCCCGCTGCTGCGGCAGCAATTTCAGGGCTGTCTGGTAGTGTATCACCGATGGAAAATTGCCCTTCGATCACAGAGGGGCTGTGGGCTGTACCGTCGCTACCAACAAGGAAGATATTTTGGTGACCGTCCGTATCCAGGTTGGAGGTCAACGCCGCAACGGCAGCAGCACCGGACAGTTGGACCGCCATGACGCCGATCACTTCTTTCTTTTTGTTGAAAACCGGCGCACCCAGGAAGGCACCGGCCATACCGCCACCGGGGGCATATGGGGCGAAATCGGCAGTAACGACCTCTCCGGCTTCGGCAGAGAGAGCAGCAGCAAAAACCTGGCCAAGGCCGCTTTCCGCATTCGGACCAGACCCAAATTGCTGAATGAAATCATCGCGTTTTTTTACGGAGTACAGCAGCTGTCCGGTTGCATCCAACAGGTACAGATCTTCATATCCGTTGACTTCCAGGGATTGCAGGAACGTCGGGTGGTAGGTCGCGTGGGACTGGCTGTAATAGGATCCGTCACCGGGATCCGTCAATGCGTGACGCTCATTGGCGGCGTTTGGGTTTTCCTCGATATAGTGACGACGCAAAAAGCCGACCGGCTCCTCTTCGATCATCTTGTAGACACGCTCAAAGTTGTTGATCGCGCGAAACACCGTCGGCTGGGATGTATTGACCGACAGATCTTTGCGCGCGGCTTCGATCATAAAGGTCAGCGCCTGCTCACCCGACCGCGCCGCAGTTTCCTTGGAGGCGTAGACGTAATCGCGAATGCTTTTTTCCGCCATTGAGTAGACTAGGAATGAGACTGTTACCAGAAACGTTGCGGTCAGAGCCACCATGATAAGTGGCAATTTAAGCTTGAGCGAGAGTTTCGGGGCCTTGAGCATGGCGCACATGTCTCCTTATTCATAGTGCCGATTCTGCCGCCATGCGGCCGAATACCACTAGAAATAGTCACGCAATTCCTTCTATTTCGTTCACGCACATTTTATGCAGTCCCATGTAAAAGCGGATCTACGCCCTATTACGGCCAAAGGGATAGCATCTTGGAGTGCACTCTGGTGCCAACTTAGAAGCGATCGGCGCCAAAGGGGCTCGTGTCTATGGCGGTTGCACGCGATTGCAATATGTCCGTCACCAATTCGGCAGTTGCAGCTGATTGGGTCAGCCCGACGTGACCATGACCAAACGCATAAATGACGCGCTTGTCACGCGCCGCGGGACCTATCACTGGCAGGCTGTCTGGCAGAGAAGGACGAAAGCCCATCCATTGGGTACCCTCTGCGGTGTCCAGCTCCGGCATAAAACGCGCCGCTTTGGACAGTAGTGTATTTGCGCGCTTGAAATTGGGGGCAAGTTTCAAACCGCCCAGTTCAACCGCGCCACCAACCCGCACACCACCGCGAATTCGGCTCACAACAAAACCATGCCTACAAAATGTAACATGGGTTCGCAAATCAAAGCAGCCAGCTGGCAACGTCGTATTGTAGCCCCGCTCGGTTTCAAGCGGCAGCTTTTCCCCCAGACGGTGTGCCAGTTGATGCGACCAGGCCCCTGCTGCCACCACCACCTGATCGGCCATGATTCTGTTACCAGTGGTGACAATCGTCACGCCTGCGTCACCGGATTCCAGATCACGCACGTCAGCACGGCGCAGTTGGCCACCACGTGCAAGGAAAGCCGTAAACAAATGCTCTACCCAAGCCTTGGGGTCACAAGTGTTCATCCAATCCGGGGTATAACCTGCATGCGTGAACCTTGGGCTAAGACCCGGTTGAATCTCAGCAATTTCCGCCGGGCTATGCATAAATGAGAATCGGATGCCGTGATCCTGCCGGAGCTGCCAGCCGCGCTGGCTCGCCGCGAATTCTGCCTCGGATTCATAGAGCTGTAGGGCACCATCCCGCTGCATCATCGACTCGCCCAGAGTGTCGGCAATTTGACGTTCGGTGGCCGCCTGGGCCAAATGCATCAACGACGCCTGCGCCTTAACAACAGAGTGATAGCGATCCTGCCAACTGGCCCGCCAGAAACGGATCAGCCAAGGGGTGAGCTGCAGAGCATAAGCGGGCGGCACTGAAAGGGGGCCAAGTGGGTCCAGTAACCAGGCTGGAGCCTTTTTCATGATGCCAGGCGTTGCCAGAGGTTCAAGATCCGTAAAAGCAAAGGCCCCGGCGTTGCCCGCAGATGCTTCGGCCGCTACGCCATCCCGGTCCAGAAGCACGACCTGCCCGCCATCTGGCGCTAGTTCGCTTTGCAGACGTAATGCTGTACTCACGCCGACAACGCCTGCACCGATAATGACTACCGTCTTTGCCATCTGCTCCGCCTTCGTGCTTGTGGCGAGGCTTTTGCCCCGCCACCTGACCGTCTTTACGCTAGGGTATAGGCGGTTTTTACCTTTGTATAAAACTCTTTTGCGTGGCTGCCTTGCTCACGTGCGCCAAGGCTGGACCCCTTGGTCCCGCCAAAGGGCACGTGATAGTCTACCCCGGCTGTCGGCAAGTTCACCATGGTCATTCCTGCCTCAACATTCGCTTTGAAATCCGTTGCGTATTTTAGCGATTTGGTACAGATGCCAGCGCTCAAACCAAAAGGCGAGTCATTAGCGACCATCAGGGCTTCTTCATAGTCCGCCACCCGAATGACCGAGGCGACGGGACCAAAGACCTCTTCCTGGTTGATCCGCATCCCATTTGTCGTTTCAGTCACCAAGGCAGGCGCCAGATAGAAGCCTTTGGTGCTGCGCTGAAGCGCCTGACCGCCCAATATACGCCCGCCTTCGCTACCCGCGATGTCGAGGTAGGACAGATCCTTTTTCAACTGACGCTCGTCCACAACCGGGCCGATTTGAGTGGTCTCGTCGAGGGCATTACCAACGCGCAAACCTGCCATCCGGTCACTGAGTGCAGCCACAAAACGGTCGTGGATGTCTGCGGTTACGATTAACCGTGATGATGCGGTGCAGCGCTGTCCGGTGGAGTAGAAGGCACCGTTGATACTGGCTTCGACGGCGATGTCGAGGTCGGCGTCATCCAGCACGACCATCGGGTTCTTGCCGCCCATTTCCAGCTGAAGCTTTTTGCGCTGCGCGCCGCAAGCCGCCGCTATGGCGCTGCCGGTTTGTACCGAACCGGTAAAGGAGAGCGCATCGACGTCGCAGCTCTCAACCAGACGCTTCCCGATCACGCTCCCTTGCCCGAAGACCATGTTGAACACGCCTTCTGGCAGGCCGGAGCGACTGATGATCTCTCCTAAGGCATAGGCGCAGCCAGGTGTCAGTTCAGCTGGTTTCAGAACAACAGCATTGCCGTAAGCGAGCGCTGGAGC
This window encodes:
- a CDS encoding methyl-accepting chemotaxis protein — its product is MCAMLKAPKLSLKLKLPLIMVALTATFLVTVSFLVYSMAEKSIRDYVYASKETAARSGEQALTFMIEAARKDLSVNTSQPTVFRAINNFERVYKMIEEEPVGFLRRHYIEENPNAANERHALTDPGDGSYYSQSHATYHPTFLQSLEVNGYEDLYLLDATGQLLYSVKKRDDFIQQFGSGPNAESGLGQVFAAALSAEAGEVVTADFAPYAPGGGMAGAFLGAPVFNKKKEVIGVMAVQLSGAAAVAALTSNLDTDGHQNIFLVGSDGTAHSPSVIEGQFSIGDTLPDSPEIAAAAAGESGLFEGITSVSGEQVIALVKPLSIQGFDWSMVLQTDEHEALAEVRKIRLLAMLMIGVSVMIAVIVSFVAARHVTRPILALREATNALADEDYAIEINGRARGDELGDLARSLDTFRDKLVIADAAAEREEQAAKQTAAVVEEMSGALAALQRGNLACDIQEPFVAHYEILRENFNHSLGNLRDSLSEVVDAAHNVDKFSEEQRASAEEMAHRTEAQAGTLEETASALQDLTNSIRNTADRACQVDETMRGTRDEAERSNHIVVSAVQAMDQIQDASTQISQIINMIDDIAFQTNLLALNAGVEAARAGEAGAGFAVVASEVRALAMRASKAAGQIQRLTSASEEHVANGVAMVGRAGDALSGIIEKVTNVSDLITEIADGVQKQSSGLEKINGAMGRLDSTTQQNAAMSEEASAASQLLQHEAQALTGVVSRFQLGSGDVAPTGTDWGPSTDDGNTETAYG
- a CDS encoding M56 family metallopeptidase, with product MNAETLLNAYIDLNLLLIAGIALWLTLRAVLTRSRLGPAFRPQLRLLNGMTLLLTLSPMLVVALTTYVVSQPPTLSDMLVSQYLQGNVNMSATRFESILGLREDLLRALMAQSSHWAQAAVVLLILGAVASVAMIGLAALRLRNALRDAYLWKHIGRVQIRISDKSKVAFSTRGLFTRYVVLPSALVANPSDLRLSVAHELQHFRQRDVECEFLLEALRPALFWNPAYHLWRREVRMLREFACDQALISRSQRDVRAYCECLIRACALAAKDPIRFVQRSPSVALVDRREVRGGSILERRIRVVTATQPQDSHLLSWMVVSAMLATGVISTALLMQRPGDWSHDRIMLSTIVNLERMAHRNAVTETTQTAVTALQSGFMTLSK
- a CDS encoding NAD(P)/FAD-dependent oxidoreductase; translation: MAKTVVIIGAGVVGVSTALRLQSELAPDGGQVVLLDRDGVAAEASAGNAGAFAFTDLEPLATPGIMKKAPAWLLDPLGPLSVPPAYALQLTPWLIRFWRASWQDRYHSVVKAQASLMHLAQAATERQIADTLGESMMQRDGALQLYESEAEFAASQRGWQLRQDHGIRFSFMHSPAEIAEIQPGLSPRFTHAGYTPDWMNTCDPKAWVEHLFTAFLARGGQLRRADVRDLESGDAGVTIVTTGNRIMADQVVVAAGAWSHQLAHRLGEKLPLETERGYNTTLPAGCFDLRTHVTFCRHGFVVSRIRGGVRVGGAVELGGLKLAPNFKRANTLLSKAARFMPELDTAEGTQWMGFRPSLPDSLPVIGPAARDKRVIYAFGHGHVGLTQSAATAELVTDILQSRATAIDTSPFGADRF
- a CDS encoding aldehyde dehydrogenase family protein, which codes for MEYKNLIAGSWTETTAASANINPSDTSDVLGYAADSPAEDMDRAISAAREAAAGWAASTPQQRFDVLDAIGTEILARKAELGHLLSREEGKTLAEGIGESARAGQIFKFFAGETLRQAGEMFASVRPGVGVEVTRSPMGVVGLITPWNFPIAIPAWKIAPALAYGNAVVLKPAELTPGCAYALGEIISRSGLPEGVFNMVFGQGSVIGKRLVESCDVDALSFTGSVQTGSAIAAACGAQRKKLQLEMGGKNPMVVLDDADLDIAVEASINGAFYSTGQRCTASSRLIVTADIHDRFVAALSDRMAGLRVGNALDETTQIGPVVDERQLKKDLSYLDIAGSEGGRILGGQALQRSTKGFYLAPALVTETTNGMRINQEEVFGPVASVIRVADYEEALMVANDSPFGLSAGICTKSLKYATDFKANVEAGMTMVNLPTAGVDYHVPFGGTKGSSLGAREQGSHAKEFYTKVKTAYTLA
- a CDS encoding BlaI/MecI/CopY family transcriptional regulator produces the protein MRKKQDNPLLTEVELEFMTVVWETGGGTVRDILAELNKRQERAYTSVATVLKIMEQKGFLTSERADRSLVYRPAVPKADYQKTTLKNLSSKLFNGAPAALVARLVDDEDVTDDMLVEIRAMLNERLGDDER